A part of Saccharomonospora amisosensis genomic DNA contains:
- a CDS encoding sugar transferase translates to MAVVAVRPRAARGSAHSAFRAITAVSRAARSAPAAMAWERRYRNWVIGSDIVVTVVVVTASGVLIGGVGRFDEPHAAATAAAVLLALSTCRAWSQQGSVRAPRSSAGVGAALIVAFGGLLAGALEVKPWVFSVVPAVAAAIFPARYALRRLLHRARRHGQCLLPVMAAGNPTPCGNWWSPPCSWRSPVRLVLAAPALLLIALAIKVGDPGPVVYRQRRVGTDGDTFTMLKFRTMVVDADAVRKDLLAHNEGSGPLFKIRDDPRVTAVGGLLRRYSVDEFPQLVNVLAGQTSLVGPRPPLPEETERYEPEARRRLLVKPGLTGLWQVSGRSELSWEGRRSTRPSLCGGLVARAGPGDPVEDAAGRRLRSRRVLSGELAGRNGELAGGSGGLAGGSGGLAGGSGGLAGGG, encoded by the coding sequence ATGGCCGTCGTCGCCGTCCGACCACGGGCTGCCCGGGGAAGCGCGCACTCGGCGTTTCGGGCCATCACGGCGGTTTCCAGGGCCGCGCGGTCGGCTCCGGCCGCCATGGCATGGGAACGCCGGTACCGCAACTGGGTCATCGGCAGCGACATCGTGGTGACCGTCGTGGTCGTGACCGCGAGCGGCGTGCTGATCGGCGGCGTGGGGCGGTTCGACGAGCCGCATGCCGCGGCAACCGCGGCCGCCGTCCTGCTCGCCCTTTCCACGTGCAGGGCGTGGAGCCAGCAGGGGTCGGTGAGGGCACCGAGGAGTTCCGCAGGGGTCGGAGCGGCGTTGATCGTCGCCTTCGGTGGGTTGCTCGCGGGCGCGCTGGAAGTCAAGCCGTGGGTGTTCTCCGTAGTGCCCGCGGTGGCCGCCGCGATCTTCCCGGCGCGCTACGCGCTGCGCAGGTTGTTGCACCGGGCCAGGCGCCATGGCCAGTGCCTGCTTCCGGTGATGGCGGCGGGTAACCCGACACCGTGCGGGAACTGGTGGTCGCCCCCGTGCTCATGGAGGTCGCCGGTCCGCCTGGTGCTGGCCGCCCCCGCGCTGTTGCTGATCGCGCTGGCGATCAAGGTGGGCGACCCCGGTCCGGTCGTCTACCGGCAGCGACGCGTCGGCACGGACGGCGACACCTTCACCATGCTCAAGTTCCGCACGATGGTGGTCGACGCCGACGCCGTGCGAAAGGACCTGCTCGCCCACAACGAGGGCTCGGGTCCGTTGTTCAAGATCCGTGACGATCCCCGGGTAACGGCTGTCGGCGGGCTGCTGCGGCGCTACTCGGTGGACGAGTTTCCGCAGCTGGTCAACGTGCTGGCCGGGCAGACGTCGCTCGTGGGGCCCCGCCCGCCCCTGCCTGAGGAGACCGAGCGCTACGAGCCGGAGGCGCGGCGCAGACTCCTCGTGAAGCCGGGCCTGACGGGTCTGTGGCAGGTGAGCGGTCGCAGCGAGCTGTCGTGGGAGGGACGGCGTTCGACTCGACCTTCGCTATGTGGAGGACTGGTCGCTCGCGCTGGACCTGGTGATCCGGTGGAAGACGCTGCGGGCCGTCGTTTACGGTCGCGGCGCGTACTGAGCGGGGAACTCGCGGGCAGGAACGGGGAACTCGCGGGCGGGAGCGGGGGACTCGCGGGCGGGAGCGGGGGACTCGCGGGCGGGAGCGGGGGACTCGCGGGCGGCGGCTAG
- the thrS gene encoding threonine--tRNA ligase, which translates to MSQSSPVAAVPAPRVVVRAGTTAGSAVREAGLPSKGADAVVVVRDADGGLRDLAWVPEHDTEVEPVPANTEDGRAVIRHSAAHVLAQAVQQQFPEAKLGIGPPVKDGFYYDFAVDRPFTPEDLQALEKRMKQIIKASQQFSRRVVEPAAAESELADEPFKLELIGLKSDQGVQDTVDTSEVMEVGEGELTIYDNLDPRTKERVWSDLCRGPHVPTTKYIPAFKLTRVAAAYWRGNENNPQLQRIYGTAWESQQAQDHYLELLAEAERRDHRRLGAELDLFSFPEEIGSGLPVFHPKGGIIRRELENYSRRRHEESGYEFVNTPHISKSGLFHTSGHLPYYADTMFPPIPFEGEDYYLKAMNCPMHHLIYRSRGRSYRELPLRLFEFGTVYRYEKSGVVHGLTRVRGLTMDDSHIYCTKEQMPGELRSLLRFVLDLLADYGLSDFYLELSTRGESGKFIGEDREWEEATETLRQAALESGLELVPDPGGAAYYGPKISVQARDAIGRNWQMSTIQLDFNHPRRFELEYTAADGSRRTPVVIHRALFGSIERFFGVLTEHYAGAFPAWLAPVQVVGIPIADEHVEHLRGVEKALRAKGIRAEVDTSDDRMQKKIRTHTTQKVPFLLLAGGKDVEAGAVSFRFRDGGQVNGVPVAAAVEAIADWVARRENSSPTAGALEAIVAR; encoded by the coding sequence GTGTCACAGTCGTCGCCCGTCGCAGCCGTGCCAGCCCCACGTGTGGTGGTGCGCGCGGGCACTACGGCGGGCTCGGCGGTACGCGAGGCCGGCCTGCCGAGCAAGGGCGCCGACGCCGTCGTGGTCGTGCGTGACGCCGACGGCGGGCTGCGTGACCTCGCGTGGGTTCCGGAGCACGACACCGAGGTGGAGCCGGTCCCGGCGAACACCGAGGACGGCCGCGCCGTCATCAGGCATTCGGCCGCGCACGTGCTGGCGCAGGCCGTGCAGCAGCAGTTCCCGGAGGCCAAGCTGGGTATCGGGCCGCCGGTGAAGGACGGCTTCTACTACGACTTCGCCGTCGACCGGCCGTTCACACCGGAGGATCTGCAGGCGCTGGAAAAGCGCATGAAGCAGATCATCAAGGCCTCGCAGCAGTTCTCCCGCCGGGTCGTGGAACCCGCCGCCGCGGAGTCCGAACTCGCCGACGAGCCGTTCAAGCTGGAACTGATCGGGCTGAAGTCGGACCAGGGCGTTCAGGACACTGTGGACACTTCCGAGGTGATGGAGGTCGGCGAGGGTGAGCTGACCATCTACGACAACCTCGACCCGCGCACCAAGGAGCGCGTGTGGAGCGACCTGTGCCGGGGCCCGCACGTGCCCACCACCAAGTACATCCCCGCCTTCAAACTGACGCGGGTGGCGGCGGCGTACTGGCGCGGCAACGAGAACAACCCGCAGCTGCAACGCATCTACGGCACGGCTTGGGAGTCGCAGCAGGCGCAGGACCACTACCTGGAGCTGCTGGCCGAGGCCGAACGGCGCGATCACCGCAGGTTGGGCGCGGAGCTGGACCTGTTCTCCTTCCCCGAGGAGATCGGGTCCGGGCTGCCGGTCTTCCACCCCAAGGGCGGGATCATCAGGCGGGAGCTGGAGAACTACTCACGAAGGCGGCACGAGGAGTCCGGCTACGAGTTCGTGAACACCCCGCACATCAGCAAGAGCGGGCTGTTCCACACCTCCGGCCACCTGCCGTACTACGCGGACACGATGTTCCCGCCGATCCCGTTCGAGGGCGAGGACTACTACCTCAAGGCCATGAACTGCCCGATGCACCACCTGATCTACCGCTCGCGCGGGCGGTCATACCGGGAGCTGCCGCTTCGGCTGTTCGAGTTCGGCACCGTATACCGCTACGAGAAGTCCGGCGTGGTGCACGGGCTGACCCGGGTGCGCGGGCTGACCATGGACGACTCGCACATCTACTGCACCAAGGAGCAGATGCCCGGCGAGTTGCGCTCGCTGCTGCGGTTCGTACTCGACCTGCTCGCCGACTACGGGCTTTCGGACTTCTATCTCGAACTGTCCACCCGAGGGGAGTCGGGCAAGTTCATCGGTGAGGACCGGGAGTGGGAGGAGGCGACAGAGACGCTGCGGCAGGCTGCCCTGGAGTCCGGGCTGGAACTGGTGCCCGACCCCGGTGGCGCGGCGTACTACGGGCCGAAGATCTCCGTGCAGGCCAGGGACGCCATCGGCCGCAACTGGCAGATGTCGACGATCCAGCTCGACTTCAACCACCCCAGGCGGTTCGAGCTGGAGTACACCGCGGCGGACGGTTCGCGGCGGACGCCGGTGGTGATCCACCGCGCGCTGTTCGGGTCGATCGAGCGGTTCTTCGGCGTGCTGACCGAGCACTACGCGGGCGCGTTCCCTGCGTGGCTGGCACCGGTGCAGGTGGTGGGCATCCCGATCGCCGACGAGCACGTCGAGCACCTTCGTGGCGTGGAGAAGGCGTTGCGTGCCAAGGGAATTCGGGCCGAAGTGGACACCAGCGACGACAGGATGCAGAAGAAGATCCGTACCCACACCACGCAGAAGGTGCCGTTCCTGCTGCTGGCAGGCGGCAAGGACGTCGAGGCGGGCGCGGTGTCGTTCCGGTTCCGCGACGGCGGGCAGGTCAACGGGGTGCCGGTGGCGGCGGCGGTGGAGGCCATCGCGGACTGGGTCGCCCGCAGGGAGAACTCCTCGCCGACCGCTGGTGCTCTGGAGGCGATCGTTGCGCGGTAG
- a CDS encoding HIT family protein: MRGSGEGREYVEQDGVGVVDQLQRLWTPHRLAYIKGENKPDGDEAGGCPFCRLIGMADTDALIVGRGRLVYAVLNLYPYNPGHLMVLPYRHVADYTELTGEETMELAEFTQHAMTVIRSVSAAHGFNIGMNQGVIAGAGIAAHLHQHVVPRWGGDSNFMPVIGHTKVLPQLLGETRQLLADAW, translated from the coding sequence TTGCGCGGTAGCGGCGAGGGGCGCGAGTACGTCGAGCAGGACGGGGTCGGGGTCGTCGACCAGTTGCAGCGGTTGTGGACGCCGCACCGGCTCGCCTACATCAAGGGAGAGAACAAGCCGGACGGTGACGAGGCGGGTGGCTGCCCGTTCTGCAGGCTGATCGGGATGGCCGACACCGATGCGCTCATCGTCGGCCGCGGTCGCCTGGTCTACGCCGTGCTCAATCTGTACCCGTACAACCCGGGGCATCTCATGGTGCTGCCCTACCGGCACGTCGCCGACTACACCGAACTCACCGGCGAGGAAACCATGGAGCTGGCCGAGTTCACCCAGCACGCGATGACGGTGATCCGGTCGGTCTCGGCCGCGCACGGCTTCAACATCGGGATGAACCAGGGCGTCATCGCCGGCGCCGGAATCGCCGCCCACCTGCACCAGCACGTGGTGCCGAGGTGGGGCGGCGATTCCAACTTCATGCCGGTGATCGGCCATACGAAGGTGCTACCGCAACTACTCGGCGAGACCAGGCAGTTGCTGGCCGACGCCTGGTGA
- a CDS encoding YceI family protein: MTATTEIPGYLTGTWTIDEVHSDVTFVVRHLGVSKVRGRFTGIEGTIVTAENILDSSVTATIDAASIDTNNEQRDNHVRDAEFLDVENHPTLSFRSTGIRADGADYLIDGELTLHGVTRPVTLTAELGGFGDGLIEGSKVIGVSATTELNRGDFEVGTGLPNAVVSDKIKVELNLEGLMLP; the protein is encoded by the coding sequence ATGACAGCTACCACCGAGATCCCCGGCTACCTCACCGGAACCTGGACCATCGACGAGGTGCACTCCGACGTCACATTCGTCGTGCGCCACCTCGGGGTTTCCAAGGTGCGCGGCCGCTTCACCGGGATCGAGGGCACGATCGTCACCGCTGAGAACATCCTCGACTCCAGCGTGACGGCCACCATCGACGCCGCCAGCATCGACACCAACAACGAGCAACGCGACAACCACGTCCGCGACGCCGAGTTCCTGGACGTGGAGAACCATCCCACCCTGAGCTTTCGCTCGACGGGCATCCGTGCCGACGGTGCTGACTACCTCATCGACGGCGAGCTGACGCTGCACGGCGTGACCAGGCCGGTCACCTTGACGGCCGAACTGGGCGGCTTCGGAGACGGCCTCATCGAGGGCAGCAAGGTCATCGGTGTCTCGGCGACCACGGAACTCAACCGAGGCGACTTCGAGGTCGGCACGGGCCTACCCAACGCCGTGGTCTCCGACAAGATCAAGGTCGAGTTGAACCTCGAAGGCCTGATGCTGCCCTGA
- a CDS encoding MarR family winged helix-turn-helix transcriptional regulator: protein MSEARWLTDAEQRVWRDFSAAVDMLRAHLEAQLQRDAGMPVTYYQVLVALSEAPGRVLRMSDLALATRSSRSRLSHAVARMEDSGWIRREACPTDKRGAFAHLTDAGMAAIEAAAPGHVEAVRTSLFDPLTPEQVEQLGKISAAVLARLRPVCAAAAAEQEESEQAKAGQPARGERLAAGQE, encoded by the coding sequence ATGTCCGAAGCTCGCTGGCTCACCGATGCTGAGCAGCGTGTCTGGCGGGATTTCTCGGCCGCGGTCGACATGCTCAGGGCGCACCTGGAGGCGCAGCTGCAGCGGGATGCCGGCATGCCCGTCACCTACTACCAGGTTCTGGTGGCGCTCTCCGAGGCTCCGGGCAGGGTGCTTCGCATGAGTGACCTGGCACTGGCGACGCGGTCGTCCCGCAGCAGGCTCTCCCACGCGGTCGCTCGGATGGAGGACAGCGGCTGGATCAGACGCGAGGCCTGTCCCACCGACAAGCGGGGCGCGTTCGCGCACCTCACCGACGCGGGTATGGCGGCGATCGAGGCGGCGGCGCCCGGTCACGTCGAGGCCGTGCGCACGAGCTTGTTCGATCCGCTGACACCGGAGCAGGTCGAGCAGTTGGGCAAGATCAGTGCCGCGGTGCTGGCGCGGTTGCGCCCGGTGTGCGCAGCGGCTGCCGCCGAGCAGGAGGAGTCCGAGCAGGCCAAGGCCGGGCAGCCCGCGCGCGGCGAGCGGCTGGCGGCCGGGCAGGAGTGA
- the pgsA gene encoding phosphatidylinositol phosphate synthase, translating to MLNIFARASVSRVTDPIGAALVRAGLTPNAMTLIGTAGAIACSLAFFPNGMLLAGTFTVWGFVMLDLLDGAMARAKGSTPFGAVLDATCDRLVDGALFAAIAWWAFTIDANPRTAAAALLCLVFAQVISYVKARAEASGFGDAANGGLIERAERLIIALVGTGLQGLGVPFAVEASQWLLAVLSAITLLQRVVAVARAAKGASL from the coding sequence ATGCTCAACATCTTCGCGCGCGCGTCCGTCTCCCGCGTCACCGACCCGATCGGTGCGGCGCTGGTGCGGGCCGGTCTCACCCCCAACGCGATGACACTGATCGGCACCGCTGGTGCCATCGCTTGCTCGCTGGCCTTCTTCCCCAACGGGATGCTGCTCGCGGGCACGTTCACGGTGTGGGGATTCGTGATGCTGGACCTGCTCGACGGCGCGATGGCGCGCGCCAAGGGCAGCACCCCGTTCGGTGCCGTGCTCGATGCCACCTGCGACCGGCTGGTGGACGGCGCGCTGTTCGCAGCCATCGCCTGGTGGGCGTTCACGATCGACGCCAACCCGCGCACGGCGGCTGCCGCGTTGCTGTGCCTGGTGTTCGCCCAGGTAATCTCCTACGTCAAGGCCAGGGCGGAGGCGTCGGGGTTCGGCGACGCCGCCAACGGCGGTCTCATCGAGCGCGCAGAACGGCTGATCATCGCGCTGGTCGGCACCGGACTGCAGGGACTGGGGGTGCCCTTCGCCGTCGAGGCCTCGCAGTGGCTGCTCGCGGTGCTTTCGGCGATCACGCTGTTGCAGCGCGTCGTGGCGGTGGCCAGAGCGGCCAAGGGGGCGAGTTTGTGA
- a CDS encoding phosphatidylinositol mannoside acyltransferase: MTAIGHRLSALGYAAGWRLVPRLPSRLVTSAFALGADLAARQDGAGVRRLRRNLARVVPQAGPTELTDLTRRALRSYARYWQEAFRLPAMEPEDVRARIDLSGADYLDAALAEGNGAVLALPHTGNWDVAGVWLVGHSGSFTTVVERLRPESLFQRFVAYRESLGFEIVPADGSASYRTLLRRLRENKVVCLVGDRDITGSGLPVSFFGERARFPGGPARLAVSTGAALLPAGCWFTDGGWGVRIHPRIRVNARSEVPAATQALADIFAGDIAAHPTDWHMLQAFWEGDGADGTASGGEPWDSVDSAAGVAGAETGERTEPGEIAEPTRAEGSEQGAQR; encoded by the coding sequence GTGACCGCGATCGGGCACCGGCTCAGCGCTCTCGGCTACGCCGCGGGATGGCGGCTCGTACCAAGGCTTCCGTCGCGGCTGGTGACCTCGGCGTTCGCGCTCGGCGCCGATCTGGCCGCTCGCCAGGACGGCGCGGGAGTACGCAGGCTTCGCCGCAACCTCGCCAGGGTGGTTCCGCAGGCCGGGCCGACCGAGTTGACGGACCTGACGAGGCGTGCGTTGCGCTCCTACGCCAGGTACTGGCAGGAAGCGTTCCGGCTGCCCGCGATGGAACCCGAGGACGTGCGCGCTCGGATCGACCTGAGCGGCGCTGACTACCTCGACGCGGCACTGGCCGAAGGCAACGGAGCCGTGCTCGCGCTGCCACACACCGGCAACTGGGACGTCGCGGGCGTTTGGCTCGTCGGACACTCGGGCAGTTTCACCACGGTGGTCGAGCGGCTGCGGCCGGAGTCGCTGTTCCAGCGGTTCGTCGCCTACCGGGAGTCGTTGGGATTCGAGATCGTGCCCGCCGACGGCAGCGCGTCCTACCGCACGCTGCTGCGCAGGCTGCGGGAGAACAAAGTGGTGTGCCTGGTCGGAGACCGCGACATCACCGGATCAGGGCTTCCGGTGTCGTTCTTCGGCGAGCGCGCCCGGTTTCCCGGCGGGCCCGCCCGGCTCGCCGTGAGCACCGGTGCCGCGTTGCTGCCCGCGGGGTGCTGGTTCACCGACGGTGGCTGGGGGGTGCGAATACATCCCCGCATCCGCGTGAACGCCAGGAGCGAGGTCCCAGCGGCCACGCAGGCGCTGGCTGACATCTTCGCGGGTGACATCGCCGCCCACCCGACGGACTGGCACATGCTGCAGGCGTTCTGGGAGGGTGACGGCGCCGACGGCACCGCGAGCGGCGGCGAACCCTGGGACAGTGTGGACAGTGCGGCCGGCGTGGCGGGTGCCGAGACCGGCGAGCGCACCGAACCCGGCGAGATTGCCGAGCCGACCCGGGCCGAGGGCAGCGAGCAGGGAGCGCAGCGATGA
- a CDS encoding glycosyltransferase family 4 protein, with translation MKVGIVCPYSFDVPGGVQGHVVDLSRALLALGHTVSVLAPSDEGADLPAFVHPAGRSLGVRYNGSVARLQFGPVSYARVRRWIRDNDFDVLHLHEPAAPSLSLLALKVADGPIVATFHTSTPRSRTLSAFQPVLRPLLEKITARIAVSVLARRVQVEHLGGDAVEIPNGVDVATFADAEPLDGYPRQGGTIGFVGRFGEPRKGMAVLLEAMRLLSADLPRLRLLVVGRGEPEALRRLAGADLFERIDLLGQVDDTTKARALRSVDVYCAPNTGGESFGMILTEAMAAGTPVVASALDSFRRVLDDGRCGVLTPTGDAPALAGALRELLADPPRRARLSAEATDRVAAYDWRTVVKQVLRVYETAIAADPRKVGTDQDAPR, from the coding sequence ATGAAGGTCGGCATCGTGTGTCCCTACTCCTTCGACGTACCCGGCGGTGTGCAGGGGCACGTGGTGGACCTCTCGCGCGCGCTGCTGGCGCTCGGCCACACGGTGTCGGTGCTGGCGCCCTCGGACGAGGGTGCCGACCTGCCCGCCTTCGTACACCCCGCCGGCCGCTCACTCGGTGTGCGCTACAACGGCTCGGTCGCCCGACTGCAGTTCGGGCCGGTGTCCTACGCTCGCGTACGGCGCTGGATCCGGGACAACGACTTCGACGTGTTGCATCTGCACGAACCGGCCGCCCCCAGCCTCTCGCTGCTGGCGCTGAAGGTCGCCGACGGCCCGATCGTGGCCACCTTCCACACCTCGACCCCCCGCTCGCGGACCCTGTCGGCGTTCCAGCCGGTGCTGCGACCGCTGCTGGAGAAGATCACCGCACGTATCGCGGTGTCCGTGCTCGCCAGGCGGGTTCAGGTCGAACACCTCGGCGGGGACGCCGTGGAGATCCCCAATGGGGTGGATGTGGCGACCTTCGCCGACGCCGAGCCGTTGGACGGCTATCCGAGGCAGGGCGGCACCATCGGTTTCGTCGGCCGGTTCGGCGAACCCCGCAAGGGCATGGCCGTGCTGCTGGAAGCCATGCGGCTGCTCTCGGCCGACCTGCCCCGGCTTCGACTGCTCGTCGTCGGCAGGGGCGAGCCGGAGGCGTTGCGCAGGCTCGCCGGAGCCGACCTCTTCGAGCGCATCGACCTGCTCGGCCAGGTCGACGACACCACCAAGGCCCGCGCGCTGCGCAGCGTCGACGTCTACTGCGCCCCCAACACCGGCGGCGAGAGTTTCGGCATGATCCTCACCGAGGCGATGGCGGCGGGTACCCCGGTGGTGGCCAGCGCGCTGGACTCGTTCCGGCGCGTGCTCGACGACGGCCGCTGCGGGGTGCTCACCCCAACCGGGGACGCACCCGCGCTGGCCGGGGCGCTGCGCGAGCTGCTCGCCGACCCGCCGCGCAGAGCGCGGTTGTCGGCCGAGGCGACGGATCGGGTCGCCGCCTACGACTGGCGAACCGTGGTCAAGCAGGTGCTGCGGGTCTACGAGACCGCGATCGCGGCCGACCCCCGCAAGGTCGGCACCGACCAGGACGCGCCGCGATGA
- a CDS encoding NUDIX domain-containing protein — protein MNSLFTLLAVLSAVVVAVGLWLVATANRLDRLHVRMDAGWAALDAALARRAVVARTVAAGSLPRRQAQVVRAAAKEAESARRPERELAENELTRLLSEVDRRRLPAPLAEELSDAEQRVVIARRVYNDAVRDTLELRGRRHVRYFRLAGKAARPEYFEIAEPEPDTAGLSGGAAEKTIVRVVVADADGRVLLCHEPGPGGEAGAGFWAAAGCEVGEGEDLRAAAVRGLRVASGIEADVESLVGPVWRRSLRFSAGGRRHQGTEWFFLVHHAGETGDGADGPSRGVWWSQARLRETDETVYPTRLAELLPPLLESGWDGRPRSIP, from the coding sequence ATGAACTCGCTGTTCACGCTGCTGGCCGTGCTGTCCGCCGTCGTGGTGGCCGTGGGATTGTGGCTGGTGGCGACGGCGAACCGGCTGGATCGGCTGCACGTGCGCATGGACGCCGGTTGGGCGGCGCTGGACGCGGCACTGGCCAGGCGCGCCGTGGTCGCGCGCACCGTCGCTGCCGGTTCGCTGCCGCGGCGGCAGGCGCAGGTGGTGCGCGCCGCCGCCAAGGAAGCGGAGTCGGCACGCCGCCCCGAGCGTGAACTCGCCGAGAACGAACTCACCCGGCTGCTGTCCGAGGTGGACCGGCGACGGTTGCCCGCTCCGCTGGCCGAGGAGCTGTCCGACGCCGAGCAGCGCGTCGTGATCGCCCGGCGGGTCTACAACGACGCCGTGCGCGACACACTCGAACTGCGCGGGCGGCGGCACGTGCGTTACTTCCGGCTGGCGGGCAAGGCAGCCAGACCCGAGTACTTCGAGATCGCCGAACCGGAGCCGGACACCGCCGGTCTGTCAGGCGGCGCGGCGGAGAAGACGATAGTGCGGGTGGTTGTGGCTGACGCCGACGGCCGGGTGCTGCTGTGCCACGAACCCGGCCCCGGCGGCGAGGCCGGGGCCGGCTTCTGGGCCGCCGCGGGCTGCGAGGTGGGGGAGGGGGAGGACCTGCGCGCCGCCGCGGTGCGCGGGCTGCGCGTCGCCTCCGGAATCGAGGCCGACGTCGAGTCCCTTGTCGGTCCCGTGTGGCGGCGTTCGCTGCGGTTCAGCGCGGGAGGTCGGCGGCACCAGGGCACCGAATGGTTCTTCCTCGTTCACCATGCCGGCGAAACCGGCGACGGTGCGGACGGGCCGTCCCGCGGCGTGTGGTGGAGCCAGGCGCGACTGCGCGAAACCGACGAGACGGTGTACCCGACGCGGCTGGCCGAGCTGCTGCCACCGCTGCTGGAGTCGGGCTGGGACGGGCGGCCTCGCTCCATCCCGTGA
- a CDS encoding XdhC family protein yields the protein MAASDHDPACDVAHGFTEAPPTERTLVAVFASPVAAHLLSYGADLRFRTVLVEPDPRRAAEAELGPAVEVVTSMPKLDTDTDVVVTDHHRDELGEVLRDALLHPARWIGVMGNPRHPGPHIEALAALGVPGAEIDRVHRPVGLNIGSRTPPEIAIATLAGLLADRNGRPGGFEF from the coding sequence ATGGCCGCTTCCGACCACGATCCCGCCTGCGACGTCGCCCACGGATTCACCGAGGCGCCGCCCACCGAACGCACGCTGGTGGCCGTGTTCGCCTCTCCTGTCGCCGCCCACCTGCTGTCCTACGGTGCGGATCTGCGGTTTCGCACCGTGCTGGTCGAGCCCGACCCGAGGCGGGCGGCCGAAGCCGAACTCGGTCCGGCGGTGGAGGTGGTCACGTCGATGCCGAAGCTGGACACCGACACCGACGTCGTCGTCACCGACCACCACCGCGACGAACTCGGCGAGGTGCTGCGCGACGCACTGCTGCACCCGGCCCGCTGGATCGGCGTGATGGGAAACCCGCGCCACCCCGGGCCGCACATCGAAGCGCTGGCCGCGCTCGGCGTGCCCGGCGCGGAGATCGACCGGGTACACCGGCCGGTGGGCCTCAACATCGGTTCCCGCACCCCACCGGAGATCGCCATCGCGACACTGGCGGGGCTGCTGGCCGACCGCAACGGCAGGCCCGGCGGCTTCGAGTTCTGA